tgacatttcgaacaaaattagattccgccgtgcgattcgagatcataacttacaatcgagtggtgtagtttccgaacgttcataaacgtgaaaattgaagatcacagatacacttttgagtgagtcgatacaatttaacaacattcactgacatttcgaacagaacagctttccgccgtgcgatccgagatcataacttaaaatcgggtgatgtcgtttccgaacgttcataaacgtgaaaattggtgatcaccgatacacttttgtgtgaatcgactcaaattaaccagattcactgacatttcgttctgaatcgctttccgatgtgcgaatcgcgatcacagcttacaatcgagtgatgtcgtttccgaaccatcataaacgtgaaaattggtgatcaccgatacacttttgtatgaatcgatagaaatgaacaagaatcactgacatttcgaactgaccagctttccgacgtgcgattcgagatcataccttccCAGATAGCAAAATTGGTCCCAGGATCATCCTAAAATTATCCAATTCTTATCCCAGCAAGCTAAGACGTCTCACAGATAAATATAGGTGCTCTTGATAGGATTGTGCTTCTCGCGAGTCCATTTTAGGACGGCCAGATGATATCCCGTTGAAACAGGACATAGATAAGCGAATTACACTCTCTTATGGACATCCCATGGATAGATACATAAGATATTCACCGACAATACTTTCTGCAAGATTAGTTTTGGACGACCTTAAGACATCCCGTCAAAACCTTCCGTAGATTAAAAAACGATGCTCACTAAAAGATCTCCCATAGACAATCATTGGAGATATACATGGACCGTGCTTCCTATAAAGTTAATTTGGGATGACCTGACGACATCCCGTCAAAACCTTCCGTAGATTAAAAAACTATGCTCACTAAAAGATCTCCCAAAGACAATCATAGGACATATGTATAGACGATGCTTCCCGCAAAGTCAATTTGGGACGACCTGACGATATCCCGTCAAAACCTTGCGTAGATTATCAAACTGCGCTCTCTATAGTACGTCTGAAAGACAAACAGAAATTATATACATGAGTTATGCTCaactaaaatcatttttggatgacCTGAGAATATTCCGTCAAAACCTTACATAGATTAGCGAATTACATAGATGCTCTCTAAAAGACCTcccaaaatcaatcataagaTATGCGGGGATTATACTTCATCAACATCAGTTCCGAATAACCCAACGATATCTCGTCAAAACGTTGTATAGATTAGGGTGCTTTCTGTATCTGGAAGACGATTACGGAAAGTATGCGTGTATACTCCAATGCGATCTCTTGGATTTATGGcctgattttattattaaatccCGCTTTTCCTgctaattaatatttttaacctATCAGCGATCACGCTGGATTCAACTTTATCTCATGCTTTCATTAAAACAGTATATATACTCGAAAGCTTTTGAAAGCattagaattttcgatttttttcatgattcccgaatttattttttgcagttttttttacagcatcgACGAGTTCATCGTACTTAATAATGAATTTCTACGAAGAATTTGTTATTACGCGACCAGTATTCGGTGGGTTAATATATAGCACTACCGCTGAATCCCATAttatattttgttatcccaAGTCCCTATAAGATAACACGTCACATAGACGTCTATGAGAGCTCTAAGGAAATGTGTGTAATTGAAGGTACGCGAGTGCGCCTTAGTGAGCCGTGACATATTGACCGTTACCAAGGGCCTGTTATACGTGTTGTTTATTAGCAACACGTAAGGTTCTCATGTATGTTTGTAAAAATTGTGCGGCGAGACTTTCACAGACCATTTTGCAAAGGTAAGTTAGTTTAAATCATCATTTATTACTATTTGACAACATAAAAAAGTTCAACGCaattttttctatggtttggtaatttgaaagaaaatgttttgaaaaaaatacaacaaaatttagttcgtttttctcctcgatgagatttattttttactttcgtaagatggaaaaaaatccggTCATTTCTTAGTAATTCATTGGATTgtacaaaaaacatttttttatcgagaatGTTTAAACTATACTTTCTTTAAAAGACGAAGCAAATAAAAAGCACGCGTAAGGGAATatacacgaaaaaatatttttggactggagcattttcattcaatgggATTTGGTTCGATGATGAAAGTTTTTTctacatatgtttattgatatttcaggtgatacaaaaaaaaacgattttgggGAACCCTGTGAAAACTTCAACAGGGATTGAGCCAATTACGAAAGCGGTTTTGGGTGCCAGAAAATTTTGGCTCGGCAACGAGAATATTCACGTACTGACGATCAACGAAGATCACTTGTTACGCGTGGAGCTCAAAGACTTCGAAGGAATGAAGGGGTATGAaccatcagttttttaaaacataaatctctacatttttttgcacTTTAGTAACTTTAAGCACAGAATTTGGttattttcgaattcgaatATTCACTGCTGGTTCTAAAAATGTGAAAGCTTCGTTTTAGAATTGAAATGATTAATGGAAATCCCACAGATTCGGTTATTCTGACACAAAACACCAAAGTGTgtatatctttttttttctcgtagatGGAAGGGCGTAAAAGAAAACGTGAAACAGAAATTTGTGAAAGACAACGTCGCAGACGGATTAACCAAATTATATGCAACTGGGAATGTGAATCTTCTTATGAAGTACCAGAAATTCAATGCCCACAGTACTCTATTTCTGACTCAACACCAAATTCTCAAAATAATGACATAATCTGTCATAataatacgtgtgatttttcaaCTCCGTCGGTCGAAAACCATGCTTCTGTTCTACCATTAGATCGCTCTTACCAAACTAATTTTTATCCAGATAGAAATGAGAACATTGATAATAATATCCCTGCAAGTCCAATTATAGAAGTTTCTTCTGTAAAAAGCGtgaacgaaaaatgtgaagacGTGGATTTTTTTACTAACAAATTGAGAAAGTGGGCTGTTGAAGAAAGAATTTCGCATATGAGCTTGAAGAAATTGCTACTTTTATTACGATCCATCCCCAGTTTATCTACCGAATTGCCTTGTGATCCTCGAACACTTTTGAAAACTATGCGGCGGACCGCAATTCGAGAAGTATTTCCTGGTCACTATTATCATTTCGGTCTTGCCACAAGTATACGTGATGTTTGTCATAGAATGAAAAACTTTAATCTTGAAGAAATTGCTCTTGCTATAAATATTGACGGAGTCCCGTTGTTTGATTCTTCAACGGCCTCGCTGTGGCCAATTTTGGGGAACATTATACCTTATAAAGAAGTATTCATGATTGGAGTATATTATGGACAAAAAAAACCTGAGGAcccgaatgaatttttaagtcAATTTGTCGAAGAAGCcgttgaaatttatgaaaatggtATTATGATAAGGGAAAAACTGTACAAATTTTCCATCAAATTAATTGTTTGCGACGCTCCAGCAAAATCTTTCGTTTTGGGTGTCAAAGGCTGTACTGGATTCCACAGctgtacaaaatgtgtaacGAAAgggaaaacattgaaatatcGCAGGTGTTTTCCCAAATTAAATGCTACGAGACGTACCGATGCAACATTTTTGGAGTATCGCGATAAGAAATATCATGAGTGCAAAACATGTTTAGACAATATTCCAGGAGTGGGGCTGGTATCAAGTGTCACTCTTGATTACATGCATCTGATACTGTTGGGTGTTGTAAAAAGATTGTTGCTCCTATGGCTTCATGGCGATAACTCTTATAGACTTGGCCGCTTacagattaaaaaaatctcaaaactgCTCAAAAATATAAGGCTCTACATTCCAAATGATTTCGGTCGAAAACCCCAAAGTTTGGAGTTCGTTAAATTGTGGAAAGCTATTGAATTTAGGCAATTTCTTCTCTATACGGGGCCAATCGTTTTACGAAAGGTTTTGTCAGATGGAATGTATAATCACTTTATGACCCTCCACGTTCTGATAAGAATATTATGCGAAGTAGAACAGCATCAGGATAAACTCGATTACGCTGAGAATCTTGCAAAACACTTTATCCGATCGTTCGGAGAAATATATGGTGTCCATCTCATAACGCACAATGTACACGGTATTATCCATTTGGTGGAAGATGCGAGAATACatggatcaattgaaaaatttagtgCGTTcaagttcgaaaattttatgcaaacattgaaaaaaatggtacgaAAACCTGATAAACCCCTGCAACAAATAGCCCGGCGCTACGGAGAAATTCAAACGGCTAAAACTACCTGTTCAGATAACAATGAGATCTCTGATGATTTGAATTTAATTGCAAGTTCTTCTCATAATGAAGGACCTCTCCCTGAGAGTTGCTGCAACCCTCAGTATAAAATAATAAGATCGTCAACATTTACTATCAGGGCTGGTGGGCAAGCCGATAGTTGCTGTATTCTTAAAAATGGTGACATATTTACGGTTTCCAATATAGCAACTTGTCGAGACACCCAGGAATTAATGATCATCGGTCGAAAACTCGCATTcgaagataatttttttaatattccctGCCCATCATTGGCTCTAggaatatataaaatgaaaaacattagCAATCAACAATTATCTTTACACCCGCTTAGTGATATTATTAACAAATGTGTAAAGCTCCCATACAAATCATCATTTGTTATCTTTCCTTTTCTACATACCAATAACCactgaatttgagaaaaaagtttctaatattCAGAGAGAACGATGGATAAGAATAAGAAGTAGTCACTTGTGTCTATGATATGAAAAAAGTGCGCATCTGTATATCCACGGGTCATTTCGATTCTATTATATTATTTGGTTAGTTTGTTTTGATAATCATCGGTTGTGTTattcaatataatttttttcataattcatgTATTGAGTTATATAATTTATTTAGCTTTTGGTGAGATATGGACGCTGGACGATACGTCGTGATAGAATTCCATGACGGCGTCACTCTTGCTCCCGAAAAATGGTTAACTCctagaaaaaatcattgttattgGCCTCCCTACAAAAGCAACTCGAGGACGACAAAAGCAGTCGAAAATCAAGAGAATGTTGCTGAAAATTGGACCCTGCACGATATTAAGCAAATATTAACATCGACAAGTACTTTCATtaacattttcatttgcttTAAACGAAAGTTTTTATACAAACGGTGAAATCTAACTTTAatcaatcaattattttttagaaACTTATAAGCGTGGACAAGCGAAGTGTGTGGAAGCGTTACAAATGTCCGATATCAATACCGATACAGATGTCGAAAAGATTACAACACAAAAAGGACAAAAACCACAATCGTCTATTAACATCTCGCCTTTTCCTTCATTCCCCTCCGATGAACAAATACAACCCACGGACCATGATAGCAATACTAATGCTAATGCTCATGACGATATTAACGAAGTATCGGAAAATATGATGGGACCAAGACGTACGGATGCCGTGACAAATAGCACCAAAAGAAAACGAGCtcgtgatgaaaatttatttgatgagccaattcgagaaaaaaagacctTTGAATTCGATACCTAACAGTAGCTATCGCAGTAAGCGAGTATATTGACGAATGATGTAAACGTAAGTACGAATATGATATCGATTGAAAGTTATTTTTCCGATTGTTATTTTAGATGATAACAGCAACCAAACAATTATGCGAGCATTGGCTAATATGGATTTAAGAATAGAAACTATACTAGCGGAAGTTCGTGATATCGCACGCACGTTGTCAGCGAATACAGCTGATAAAGAAATCGAAAAGACGGAAAGCCCGCTTCTAAAAGATTATCCTGTGGCAACTGAAGCTTTACTAACCAAAGTAGAGCATCGTTTATCGACTGATCCAGATTATCTCAATAATTTAGTAAGGATGAAATATCAATTAGACTTTTGTAAATACTGTCTCATTTCATTTTGCAACTATATTGATATTCTTTTGCAAGAGAATGTTTTAATCCGTTTCTTCACTGCACTGAGGACTTTTCATATAATAACCTTAGGCACATATAAAAAGTCTTtatgatataaaaatatataaaagaaAACCGCAGtgccaaaatatttttagagtATGCGAAGATTCGTTTATCGCTCACACATTGTccgaaaattttttctatttacctTCCTTTCTCTATAACtattaaaatattcaataatcATATCTCAACTCATTCTGTACCAAATAAATTTGCAGATCAAAGACTTGGCTATTTTTGTACAAGCTGACGTCAAAAGTACCGTCTCAAAACTGATGCAGGAAATTATGTCCAACTCTGTTGCTGCCAATTTCAGTTTCCATGGAGCACATAAGAAAAAAGCTTTCGCAAAGTTGAAATTATACAACGTTTTATCGAGTTAGTGAGATCTTATCAACTAATaatgaaaacataaaaaaagtttcttaTTCCTACACAAGAATTTGTTTTCTCTATTTATCCAGGGTGCACATTTAACAATATGTTTTGCTTCGAATTCTGGCACATGAAGGagtccatttttttatcatgaatatTTAAATAGATATACAGAGACTAATTGTACATGATTAAAAGAATTGTGATTATTTATTGACGAAATTCCGTATTAAAATGTGTGCTTGTGACTTCTTcgcattattataattaaagaACAATGTTGACAACATCTCAGCGGTTGCCTATTGTTTTTAGATTCTTTGTCAGTTGCTGAATAATTACAATTCTATACCAGAATTAAATTTACATAAGTTTAAAAGTACATATGTTAAATATTCGTCATAGTTCCCATCTGAGTGAGATTTGAAGTGAAATAAATCTCTCATTTTATAGGAGTCGTCCGATTCCGGTTCAAAAACCCGGTTGTAACTAATAAAGACATTAATGACCCCATTAAGTCATGGCTTCGCCATGCTCCCGCCCGCTTGGCACGAGAACACAAGTAAATTTTTGTTAGCTTTTGCTTTATGTTCAATTTTAATCATAGTAGAAGATTCTTAATAATATGGATGGACCTAATGAAACAAACACGAAAACCTATGAATATAGAATTGTCCTCAACGCTTTTTAGAAAAGATGCAGCTTCAAACAACGACGGAGGTCCCCTAGAAATTGACGATGCTGAAGCAGAAACCAATGACAATACTGATTGATAACCGATGTGGTCAACgcaaaagaaatttttaagatgttttgttttcattcacaACAAacaaattcatgtctctgacattttttttaataacaaagTGATATTCTAAAATAGAACCAATTTTATGCCAATTGTTAATGTTCAAACGTAATTCAATACAACGTAAATCGAAAATATAttctattttgtatttttcaataaaattgtttttaattgTTCTGTGAACACAATAAACTTTTCATATGACATTGGATATCATTTCTGTCTATAAATTGACTCTCTGGTAACAAACTGTACTAATTCGGCCTTTAGGATAAGATTCGTTCGGAATCAtacttcaaatgaaaaatataggcTATTCCTATATGTATATCCTGTAACGATCCCATCAGAGTTCCAATCGTATGCTCGAGGAATAATCAACACGACATCTATGAGACGTTATTTGGacatcaatttcttatttaCAAAAGCTCTTTTATATGTCTTATGTACACCTTAAGATGTCACATGGACTTTTTTAAGACGTCTCTCAGAGTAGCCTATTCTGGTAAAATAAGCGGACATTGAAGGTCCCATAGGCATCTCATGAGACTGTCCTATTACCGATACAGGATAATGATTGGGACGTTTAAAAGATATACTTTGGATCTACCTTTGCTATCTGggttacattcgagtgatgtcgtttccgaacgttcataaacgtgaaaatggaagatcaccgatatacttttgtgtgaatcgacacaaattaaccagattcactgacatttcgttctgaatcgctttccgatgtgcgaatcgcggtctcaccttacaattgagtgatgtcgtttccgaaccatcataaacttgaaaattagtgatcaccgatacacttttgtatgaatcgatagaaattaacaagattcactgacatttcgaacagaacagctttccgacgtgcgatccgagatcataacttacaatcgagtgatgtcatttccgaacgatcataaacgtgaaaattggagatcaccgatacacttttgtgtgattcgactcaaattaaccagattcactgacatttcgttctgaatcgctttccgatgtgtgaatcgcgatcacagtttacaatcgagtgatgtcgtttccgaacgttcataaacgtgaaaatttgtgatcaccgatccacttttgtgtgaatcgatacaatttaacaacattcactgacatttcgaacaacacAGCTtaccgacgtgcgatccgagatcataacttacaatcgagtgatgtagttcccgaacgttcataaacgtgaaaattggagatcaccgatacacttttgtgtgaatcgacacaaattaaccagattcactgatatttcgttctgaaccgcattccgatgtacgaatcgcgatcacaccttacaatcaagtgatgacgtttccgaacgttcataaacgtgaaaattggttatcaccgatacacttttgtgtgaatcaatacaatttaacaacattcactgacatttcgaccagcatcgctttccgacgtgcgattcgagattattacacgtcgcaaagcgtttcagaacgaaatgtcagtgtaccttgttaatttgtatcgattcacacaaaagtgcatcggtgatctccaattttcacgtctctgaacgttaggaaacgacatcacacgattgtaaggtgtgctctcgattcgcacatcggaaagcgattcagaacgaaatgtcagtgaaacttgttaatttgtgtcgattcacacaaaagtgtatctgtgatcaccaattttcatgtttgtgaacgttcggaaacgacatcactcgattgtaaggtatgatctcgaatcgcacgtcggaaagctgttctgttcgaaatgtcagtgaatgttgttaaattgtatcgattcacacaaaagtgcatcggtgatcaccaattttcacgttttcgaacgttcggaaacgacatcacccgattgtaagttatgatctcggatcgcacgtcggaaagctgttctgttcgaaatgtctgtgaatgttgttaaattgtatcgattcacacaaaagtgcatcggttatctccaattttcacgtctctgaacgttaggaaacgacatcacacgattgtaaggtgtgatcgcgatttgcacataggaaagcgattcagaacgaaatgtcagtgaatctggttaatttgtgtcgattcacacaaaagtgtatcggtgatctctaattttcacgtttatgaacgttcggaatcgacatcactcgatggtaatgtatgctctcgattcgcacatcggaaagcgattcagaacgaaatgtcagtgaaacttgttaatttgtgtcgattcacacaaaagtgtatctgtgatcaccaattttcatgtttgtgaacgttcggaaacgacatcactcgattgtaaggtatgatctcgaatcgcacgtcggaaagcgatgctagtcgaaatgtcagtgaatcttgtcgatttgttacgcatctcgccaaagtctatcggtgatcaccaattttcatgtttatgaacgttcggatacgacataactcgattgtaagtaatgatctcgaatcgcacgtcggaaagctgctcttttcgaaatgtcagtgaatgttgttaaattgtatcgattcacacaaaagtgtatcggtgatctccaatttacacgtttatgatggttcggaaacgacatcactcgattgtaagttatgatctcgattcgcacatcggaaagcgattcagaacgaaatgtcagtgaatctggttaatttgtgtcgattcacacaaaagtgtatcggtaatctccaattttcacgtttatgaacgttc
The window above is part of the Venturia canescens isolate UGA chromosome 5, ASM1945775v1, whole genome shotgun sequence genome. Proteins encoded here:
- the LOC122411077 gene encoding uncharacterized protein isoform X1 — encoded protein: MKIYLMSQFEKKRPLNSIPNSSYRNDNSNQTIMRALANMDLRIETILAEVRDIARTLSANTADKEIEKTESPLLKDYPVATEALLTKVEHRLSTDPDYLNNLIKDLAIFVQADVKSTVSKLMQEIMSNSVAANFSFHGAHKKKAFAKLKLYNVLSRVVRFRFKNPVVTNKDINDPIKSWLRHAPARLAREHKKDAASNNDGGPLEIDDAEAETNDNTD
- the LOC122411077 gene encoding uncharacterized protein isoform X2, which produces MKIYLMSQFEKKRPLNSIPNSSYRNDNSNQTIMRALANMDLRIETILAEVRDIARTLSANTADKEIEKTESPLLKDYPVATEALLTKVEHRLSTDPDYLNNLIKDLAIFVQADVKSTVSKLMQEIMSNSVAANFSFHGAHKKKAFAKLKLYNVLSRCTFNNMFCFEFWHMKESIFLS